GCTTTGTAAATAATGTTAAAACTCGTGATGGTGGAACTCATGAAATAGGGATGAAAAATGCTTTCACTAAAGTGTTTAATGATTTTGCTATTCGTGAAGGTGTGCTTAAAAATAAAAATGTTTTTGATGGCGATGATATTCGTGAAGGACTTAGTGTTATTTTATCTTTAAAAATCCCTGAACACTTACTTGAATTTGTGGGTCAAACCAAAGATAAATTAGGAACTCCTGATGCTAAAAATGTTGTGGAAGAAGTTGTTTCTAAGTATTTAGAAATTTGAATTGCAGAAAATAAAAATGTAGCGAAAAAAGTGCTTGATAAACTTAAAAAAGCTTATGAAATTCGTCAAGAGGAACGTAAGCGTAGAGCTGAAGCTAGAAAATCTAAAAATGTGCTTAAAGACAAAGTTGTCCTTAGTGATAAATTAACTCCAGCCACATCTAAAAAAGCAGAAGAAAAAGAGCTTTTCTTAGTTGAGGGAGATTCTGCTGGTGGTAGTGCTAAAAGTGGTAGAGATAGAAGATATCAAGCAATTCTACCTCTTAGAGGGAAAGTTATTAACTCAGAAAAATCTAAGCTTTTAGATATTATTAAAAATCAAGAAATTGGGACAATCATTAATACAATTGGTGCTGGATATGGGAAAGATTTTGATATTTCTAAATCTCAATATGGAAAAATTGTAATTATGACTGACGCGGACACCGATGGTGCTCATATTCAAATTTTATTATTAACTTTCTTTTATCGTTTTATGAAACCTTTAATTGAGCAAGGAAAAATTTATATTGCTCTAGCTCCACTTTATAAAGTAACTACTAAAGCTAATAAGAAAATTCAGTATGCTTGAGATGATGAAGAGCTTAAAGAAATTTTAGATTCAATCAAGGGTGCATATGAACTTCAACGTTACAAAGGACTTGGTGAAATGAACGCTGACCAGCTTTGAGAAACAACAATGAACCCTGAAACTAGAACGCTTGTAAAAGCAACCATTGAAGATGCTTCACTTGCTGAAAGAAGAGTAAGCGTGCTTATGGGTGATAATGTTTCGAATAGAAGAGAGTGAATTGACCGTAATGTGGACTTTTCAAATGAAGATGATTTCATTGAGAAAATTAAAACTAATAATTAATAAATTGCACATGCTAAGCATGTGCTTTTTAAATACTTTGACTCCTATAAGGCGTTGTTAAAAAGAAAAAATAAAACTCAAAGCAAATTAGCTTTGAGTTTAAAATTATTCCAGACCATTTTTGTTTTTAAGGTTAATTTTGATTGGGCAACCTCCTAACTTTGACACTTTGGTCTTTTTTAAGACTTTTTGAATTTCTTAATATATTACATATATTAAGAAATTTTTTATTTTTTTATTTCATATATAGTAAATATATGGTATAATATGGTAAAAAGGACAAATTATGGCATCAGTACAAATCATCAAAAAGAATAAAACACAATATGTAAGAATCGTAGAATCATATTGAGATAAAGAAACTAAAAAACCAAAAATTAGAGAAGTAAAATTTTTAGGTAAATTAGAAGATCTTACAAAAGATAATCCAAACTTCATTGAAGAATTAAAAGAATCTGTTAGTTCAAAGAAAAATCAAAAACAAAAAGATAGAAACGAACAAATTTTACAAATCATGAATTCTTTAAAATTGGACAAATTTAAAGGAACAGAAATTAAAGGATATGGAAATTTAGTTTACGAAGAAATCATAAATTATCTAGAATTACCAAATTTCTTAAATGACTTACAAAAGAAAAATAGTAGGTCAAAATATGACCTAGCATCAATTACAAAAATGCTAATTTTAACAAGAATTTTAGAACCATCTTCTAAAAGAAGTTCAGTTGAAAAAATTAAAAAATATTGATACAAATTTGATGATAGTTTGAAAGACATTTATAGATCACTTGAGTTTTTACAGGATAAAAAAGCGGATATTTTAAAACATTTAAATGAACAATTTGTAGACAAAATTAACAGAAATTTAACATTCTGTTTCTATGACGTTACAACTGTTTATTTTGAAAGTTTTATACCTGATGAACTTAGAAAATTTGGTTTTTCAAAAGACAATAAAGTTAACCAAACTCAAGTTGTTTTAGGTCTTTTAATCGACGATATGGGAATACCGATTTATTATGATTTATTCCCTGGAAACACATCTGATTTCTTGACTTTAAAACCTGTTTTAGAGAATATAAAAAGAGACTTAGGTATAGATAAAATTACTATTGTTGCAGATAGAGGTTTAAACTCAAAAAGTAACTTATTAGCCATAAAACAAGCAGGATACGATTACATAATGGCTTACAAAATCAAAGGTAAAGAAAATAAAATTGAAGGAATTTATGATCTTGATACATATAAAATGATGTATGAAGAATTCAGTGTGAAAAAACAAGATCACAAAGAGCTTTTTAAATCTAATAATACCTTTTATGAAATTGACAATAAACTGATTTTAACTTTCTCTGGAAAGAGACAAAGAAAAGATAAAAAAGATCGTGAAAGACTTATTAAAAAAGCTGAAAAATTACTCAATTTATCAGCTATAAAATCAGAAATGAAAAGAGGTGGTAAGAAGTATTTAAAACTTTCAGCTAACGAAGTTGAGTTAGATCATCAAGCGATTTTGAAAGATGAAGCCGCAGATGGATTTTATGGAATTTTAACATCTCATGAAGATATGGATGAAATGGAAATTATTGAACAATATTCAAAACTTTGAAAAATAGAAGAAAGTTTTAGAGTGATGAAAACAAACTTTGAAGTAAGACCAATTTATCTTTCAACTGAAAAGACAATCAAAGGACATTTTTTAATTTGCTTCCTTGCACTCACGATTCAAAGATATTTAGAATTTGTTCTTGAATATTGTGGTTATCCGCTTCCTACGAATAAAATAATTGAATCAATTAAAAATCAAAAATTATCAATTATCCCAGAAATAAATACTTATATTAAATCAGAAGAATCTGAAGAGTTCAAAACTATATTAAAAGTTCTTGGACTTAAACCAATTGAAACTATTGGTAAATGTGAAGACGTAAAATTTACTATATAGGAATTGTGATATAAAAACGACGAATAGCTCTATATTGTAGGGTTATTCGTCGTTTTAAGTTTTAAAAGTGTCAAACTTAGGAAAAAGAAAAAATAAAACTCAAAGCAAATTAGCTTTGAGTTTAAAATTATTCCAGACCATTTTTGTTTTTAAGGTTAATTTTGATTGGGCAACCTCTAAAATCAAAAGTTTCTCTAAGTTGATTTTCAAGGAAACGAAGGTATGAAAAGTGAGCATACTTTTTGTTATTAACAAAGAAGGTAAAAGTAGGAATTTTTGAAAGTTCTTTTCTAGCGTAGTAAATGTTTAATCTACCACCATTGAAAGGAACTGCAGGTTGAATTAATTGTGTTTCTAACACAAAGTTGGAAAGAAGTGAAGGTTTAATATCTCTTTCGAGGTTAGTACGAACCATTTTGATTGTGTCAATTAACTTGCTAATTCTTTGGTTATATTTAGCTGAAATAAAGACAAATGGAACTCAAGGAACAAAGTGGAATTTTCTTCTCATTTTTTCTTCATATTGAGCCATTGTGTTAGTTTCTTTTTCAATTAAGTCTCATTTATTTACTACTATAATTACAGGCTTTTCATTATCAAGAGCATAACCAATAATTCTAGAGTCAAAGTGGCTAATTTCATCTTGAGTAGCATCGATAACAATTAAAGATAAATCAGCTTCAGCAAGTGAGTTCATAGCACGCATTAAAGCGTAATGATCAACACTTTCAATTAATTTAGATTTTTTAGTAATACCAGCTGTATCAACAACGTTGTATTTGTCACCATCAATGGTAATGGTAGATTTAACACTATCACGAGTAGTACCTGCTATTTCAGATACAATTGATCTATTTTCCTTAGCTAAATTGTTTAAAAGAGAGCTTTTTCCAGCATTAGGTTTACCAATAATTGCAAGGTTAAATAATTCTTCTTCTTGTGTTTCTGTAAAGTCAAGTTTTTCAACACAAGTATCTAAAACTTCACCAATCCCTTCACCGTGAAGAGCAGAAATAGCAAAAATATCATCAACTCCTAATTTATATCATGAATAATCAAACATTTGGTTGTTTTCAAGTTTATTAGCAACGGCAATAATTGGTTTATTGCTTTTTCTAAGAATGTTCATGATGAACAAATCATCGTTTGTAATTTCGCTATTTCCGTCAAAAAGAAAGATAATTACATCAGCTTCTTCGATAGCGATTTTAGCTTGAATTTGAATTTGTTCTTGGAAAGGTTTATTTTCAATTTCGATTCCACCAGTGTCGATAATTTTAATTTTATGACCTGTTCATTCGATTGTTTCATATAAACGGTCACGAGTAACTCCTGGTTGATCATAAACGATAGAAACTTTTTTACCTACTAACCTGTTAAAGAAAGTGCTTTTACCGACATTTGGTTTACCAATAATTGCAACTGTATTACGCATTTTGCTCCTTAATTTTTGAGTTTACAATTTCTACGATTTTATCAATTACTTCTTCACGTGTCATGTGGGTACAGTCGATTAAAATAGAATCTTCGGTTTTATGAAGCGGATCAACTTCACGGTTCATATCTTGAGCATCTCTTTTTTTAACGTCGTATAAAACTTCTTCAAAGTTAGTTTCGTAACCTAATTGTTTATTTTGTTGTCATCTACGTTTGGCTCTTTCTTCAGGGTCAGCTCAAAGGAAGATCTTAACTTCAGCATGAGGCATAATTCTAAATGTTGTATCTCTACCGTCGATAATAAACCCTTTGCTTTTTTTAGTCATGTGTTGAATAAAATCAACGACAAAATTTCTAACTTCTTGAATTTTTGCTACAGTAGCTGCTGATTGAGAAACGTATTCTGCACGGATTTTAAGAGAAACATCTTCACCTTTTAAAAAGACAGTGTCATTTTCTCTTAATTTCACCATTCCAAGCTCTAAAGTAGAAATTACCTGATCATGATTTTTTAAATCTGCACCTGCGTTAATTGCGTTTAACGCAACAGCGCGATAAATGCTTCCTGAATTGATAAAAGTGTAGTTTAATTTTTCAGCTAATTGTTTTGAAACTGTTGACTTACCTGCTCCTGACGGTCCATCAATAGCTATATTTACCTTCATTTTTGCTCCTTATTTAAAATATATTAAAAAACACCCTTGAGTTTAAATGTCCATTTTTTTGACAATTATTCTGGTGGTGTTTTTCATATCTATTATGCTGTTAGCACTAGAATTTTTAATTGTAAAATTTTGATTTATTTCTAAAAGTAAATCATCTAATTCATTTGATTGGAAATTGTAAGTGTCCATAAAAGAACCCCTATCATTTTGGAGTTTTTCATTTAACTTGATGAAACTTTTTTCCAATTCAACTAAATTTTGATTTTCGACTTTATTTGAATTTGTATTAATAGCAAGCTCTTCAAATTCTTTTGTATTAGATAATTGTAAGTTGTTATTGAAAGTTTGATTAATTCAATTGATCTCATTTAAAAGAGATTGATTTTCATTAAGTGATAACAACTTTAATTTCCGAAAATCATATTTTTGCGTAATTGGAACATCCTCTTGTTTATTACGCATCATATATTGTTATATTTTACTTTAAAATATAAATAATAGTAATTTAAAATAGAAATTTTTAATTCTTGCATGCCTTAAAATAAATTCAAAACATAAATTTGATTTTATACAGAAATTGTTTTATCATTATTTATACAACATTGGCATAACATAAAAATCTTTTTAGGAGCTATTATGAAAAAAACAAAAATCATTTTACTTGGTATTTCAAGCATATTGTTCATTGGATCAATAGCAACAGGGATTGTTTTTGGAGTAAAAACTGCTAAAAATAATGATCAAAAAACAGGTGAAACAGAAAAAGAAAATCAACCAGAAAAACGAGTTGATGACGATAAAAAAACTTCAGAACCTAATGGGGAAAATGTCCAACCAAGTGAGCCTTCTAAAGATGCTCGAGAACCGGTAGATGAGACTGCCAAACCAGAAAACCCTAATATTGAAGTTGTGGAAGTTACAAAAAACGTGACTTTCAAATTCTTCATTGGAAATAAATACTTAACTGGAAAAGATTTTTCTATTGATGCAAGAGTGACAAATAACAAAATCAAATTAAATGAAATTAAGTTTCCTTTCCGATTTAGCACTTCAGTAAATGAAGTTGATTTTGCAGATGTTGTTAATTTAACAATAACACCAATTTATAATGTTATAAGTGTAAAACTTATTGATAATAGTTCAGAAGTTTCTACTCAAACATTTAACCTATTTTCAAACGAAAATAGCATTTTAAGCTCAAATATTCAATTGCCAAATGGATATAAATTTGCTCAAATTCAACCTGAAAGAATAAATTTCAGTAGCACTCAAAAAGAAATCAGAATTGATGTAGCAAAAATTGTAAATGTAAAACAAATGCTTCTTCATTTTGTAGATAAAGTAAATCCATTAAACAATCAAGATGTAACAATTACAAACATTAGCGCCGAAGATAATTCAGTAAATATTCAAAAATATCTTCCACAAAACTTTGCTTTTGACAACCCAACTGATGAAAATGTTACTTATAAAAATGAAGTAACATTATATATTCATAAAATGAAAAAAGCTTTTATTGTTAAGTTTTTAAGCGAAAACAACGTAATTTCGCAATATCTCAGTGAAATTTATGTAGACGAAACAATTGTAAATCTTGATAAAACAAAAATACCAAATAATTATGAATTAATAAGCGATCAATCTTCATATGAATATGCTCAAGAAATAGATATAAACGTAAGAAAAAAACAAAAATCAGTAACTATAATTTACAGATTTAATAATGCAGAAGTTTTTCAAAGAGTAGAGCAAATTGATGTAGATACTGCAACAATTTCTATTAATAAATGAATTCCAGAAGGTTACTTATTAGCAAATGGCGAAAGTGAAAACAAAGCAGTTAGTGACAAAATTATTGTTAATGTCATCAAGGAAAATAAAGAAGATGAAAAGCAATCATTAGTTTCTAAAATTAATGAAAATAAAGAAATGTTCTTCAAAATTGAAGCTCATAAAGATTTATTCACTAATAGCGAATTAAAAAACATATTAGCCGAAAAAACAATTCTATTTGAAAATCTTGAGAGCTATTCAGTTCAAGAATTGAACCAAAAACTTGAGGAAATTAATAAAGCTTTCAATTTATCATATTCAAATAGCAAAGAACTTTTTGATGCACAAAAATCATTGAATTTACCGAAATTACAAGAACTCAAAGCAAATAACTATTACTCAAATGATTTTGAGAAATATATAAATGATATTGTTTCTAGCTATGATTCTAGACAAGATGAAAATCAAAAATTAGATTTATTTATTGAAGAGTATTCAAAATTCAAAATGCAAGCATCTGAGATGGATGTATTTAAAGAAGAAACAGATAGATTTCTCACTAATAAACCAGAGAGACTTGGGTATAAAGCTTACTTAAAAGCAGACGCTAAAAAAAATAAAGACTATGATGGAAATGATTATTATAAAGTGCCAACTAACAGTAAATTCGATTTAAAAATTAAAATCCTTAATCCTGATAAGTCACAAAATGAATTTTGATACCTGAAACATCTTTACAAACATCTTAAAACAAAATTTTTAAACTTAAAATTAATAATAAGAGGTAGAAGACCTAATCTTTCTAAAATTCAAAAAGAGATCAATATAAGTGATATAGATTTTGATAACAACTCAATTAGTGAAGTATATTCATTTAATGATAATGAGGAAAGATGAATTGAAATCAAAATTTATCACCCAGATACAAGAGAAGTTCATTATATAGAAAACTCATTAATGGATGCTAATGATTATTCAGAAATCTATAACAATAAACCATGAATTAGAACTGGTGAAGATATTGATAATACACCAATTAAATCAGAAATTGTAGCTAATTCAATAGATGATTTTTGATTATTCCCTAGAGGATATTCAATTGATTTCAAGGGTAAAATGGATTCAGATTTAAATTATTTAAGTACTCAAGTGAGATCCGAATGAAATAATCTTTGAAATTCAAAAATTAGTAATGGACAATCATTTACATACGGAAATGCATTATGGGTAACTTTCTTAAAATTCTTCACAGAGCTGAATTTTAAGAATTCTAACTTTACTTTTAATAAAGAAAATTCAATTTTTACTAAAACTTTCACAAACTTAGGAAGTTTCACTTACCAAATTGAAGCAACTGCAAACCAAGATTTTAATACCAAAAATTTCAATGGAATTGGTGGAGCATTCTTTGATTTTGGATTCACTAGCTTTGTAAATCACTTCCAAATTCAAAGTGGCCAAAAAGTTAGAGTAGAAATTTCTCTTAATAATGATGAAGCTTCTTGAAAACCAGGTGAAGATCCGAAACGCCCACTTGAAATTATCAAAAACAATAACGGTGATTTAAGTGCTCTAAAAAAACTTGGATATCCTTTAGCGAATTATCCTTTTATAGCTACATTCTATGGTAAATTGACTTTCAAATTATATGTAGATGATGCGTTAAAATGAGACTTTAATTCACACCAAAGCTCACAATCTCACTCAATTCCTGTCTTCCCACTTGCTAAAAACGAAACAGATAATCCTAAAAAAGTTGTTATTTACTCAACTTATACAAAGGCCGCAATTGGGTAAAAAAACTGGCAAACATAAGCCAGTTTTTTCTATAAATTATTGCGTAACCTAATTATCAAATTTCAAAAATTTCGCTTTCATCAGCATACATTTTGTCGTTTTTATCTATTTTATAGTGATCTTGGAAATCTTTGGAAATACGTAATTGTAAGTTAACTCTTTCTTTTGCTGGTGAATGGGGATCTGTTAAAAGTCTTTGAATTGCAGATTCTTTTCTTGTAATTGCTCTTTCACAGTATGCATAATTTTCAAAGAATTTCTCAATATCAAAATCACTTTCTGTTCTAGCAGCTTCAAGAGCAGAGATAATTCCACCTTGATCAGCAATGTTTTCAGAAACTGTTAATTCACCATTAATTTTTCCAAATGGAGTTTCAAATCCATCAAAAAGATCGATCATAAGTTTGGTTTTTTCTTTAAAAGCAGCATAATCTTCTTTTGTTCATCAGTTTTCAAAGCTTCCGTTTTCGTCAAATTGAGCACCATTATTGTCAAATGCGTGCGAAATTTCGTGACCAATTGTCATTCCTAGCCCACCATAGTTTGCACTTGAGTTTTGGTTATAGTCATAAAACGGAGCTTTCAAGTATCCTGCAGGGAAGACGATAACATTTGAAAGTGGATTAAAGTATGCGTTAACTTCAAATGAAGCCATTCCTCAGATATTAGGGTCAACTTCTTTTTTGTATAAACTTAATTGGTGCTCTTCGATAATATCAGCAAATTTACTAATATTTGAAGTAAGTGACCCACCTTCTTTGTAAGCTTCCACTATAAATTTATCAAAATATGAATAAATATAATCTGGATATCCAACCATTGGTCTTAATTTGTTAAGTTTTCTAATTGCTTTTTGAGCTGTTTCTTTAGTAAGTCAAGTGTTTTTTGATAATCTATCTTGATAAACTTTGACAATTTTATCAATCATTCTAAGCACATCTTTTCTTGATTCTTCAGTGAAATTAGCTTTTCCATAATATAAACTAAATGGTTCATTAAAAAAACTAAGTGTAAATGAATAAGCTCATTTTGAAAGCGATCTAGGCTTTTCTGCACCACTTAATACTTTGGTAATTTCAAAAACAGTTAAACGTGTTTCAGGGTTTAAATATCTTGCAAAAGCAAGCACACTTCTTAAATACATTAAGTCTCTGACTTGCTCAAAAGTTACCTTATTTGTATAAAAATCATCAATGTTTTCTAAGTATTTAAGGTTAGGAACAACTATTTGATCAATTTTTTGTTTTAAAAGTTTTTCTGCATTGTCGGCAACTGGGAAAAAGTGTACTTTTTCACTAATTTGTTTTAAATCAAGTGGGTTATAAACAACTTCAACTTTGTGAAGCTCAGCACTTGAAAGTTTTAAATCAACAAGTAATTTATCTACGTGAAAAGCATTTTTAATAATTTTTAAAGCTTCTGCTTTTGTTTTGCCTAGTGATCTAAAAAGTTTAATTGCCACTTCTTTAACTGTTGCAAGAATTTTTTTAGCTTCTTTTTTACGTGAATAATATTCTTTTGAAGGTAAAAGCAAGTTAGGTTCGCTAAATCATAAGGTATAAACTTTGTTATTTACAAAATCTTCAGCTACTTCAAAATCATAAGGTAAAAAAGAAGAGATTTTTCTTACTTTAAAGTAGTTGTTATTAAAATCTTCTCAGCTATTAAGTGACTCGATAAAATTCAAATCTTCTAAAGCTGGTTTCCAACCTAATTTAGTTTGCATTTTAGTGTTTTTGAGCATTTTGTAAAATTTCACCATCTCATGAATTTGAGGGTTGTTTGGTAGCTCTTTTTTACCAGTTGCTCAATCATTTACTAGCTTTCTAAGGCCTTTTTCGATCTCTAAATGAAGCTCTGAATATGAGCTTAAACTTGAAAGATCTTTAGGGATTTTTCTTTTTTTAATCCAGTTTTTATTTACATAGTTATAAAAATCGTTTTTTAATTCGTTTTTCATATATTTTCCTTTGGTATTAATCTATATTTATTAATTTTACATTAATTGTTTTTAGATGTGCAAAATGGCTCTAGAATTTTCAAACAAATCTAGCATATAGTACTTTTTTTATAAAAAAGTACATAAAAATGTAAAATTTAAGTGATATGGGATTTTTTAAGAATTTAATTAACAAAGTATTTAATAAAAACAAAGAACAAGACGCTCAAGAATTAGAGAAAAAACTAGAAGAAAAAAAGCGGGAAGAAATCGTTAATAGTAGCAAATTTCAAAAGTATGAAACGGGGTTAAACAATAGTTCTAACTTTGGAAAAAGACTTTTAGAGTTGCAAAACAGACACACAAAAATTGATGAGGAATTCTTTGAAGAACTTGAAGAACTTCTTATTATGTCCGACATTAACTCTTCACTTGTTTATACAATAGTTGAAAAAATTAAAAGAGAAGTAAAGACTAACCAAATTGATGATCCAAAATTAATTGGTGAAATTGTTGCTGATCAAATGTTTGTTATTTATGCTAATAACTCAGTAGTTGATACAACTTTAAATTATGAAGATGGTAGATTAAATGTCTTTGTAGTTGTTGGGGTTAATGGTTCAGGAAAAACAACTTCGATTGCTAAATTAGCCTATAGATATGCTCAGCAAGGTAAAAAAGTCTTAATTGCCGCTGCTGATACATTTAGAGCTGGAGCTGTAAATCAGCTTAATGAATGAGCAAACAGAATTGGAGTTGATATTGTACGCCCGGATAAAGAAGGTGCTGATCCTTCATCTGTAGTTTATAAAGCTATGGATAAGGCAACAAGCGAAAATTATGACCTTTTAATTATTGATACAGCAGGTAGATTACAAAACAAAGTCAACTTAATGAATGAGCTGCAAAAAATGATTTCAGTAATGAACAAATTTGTTGAAAATGCTCCACATGAATCAATTTTAGTTTTAGATGGAACTACAGGCCAAAATGGTCTTTCACAAGCTGCAGCATTTAAAGAAGTTGCTAATTTGACAGGAATTATTCTGACAAAAATGGACGGAACATCAAAGGGTGGAATTGTCCTTTCAATTAAAGATGAATACAATTTGGATGTTAAATTTTTAGGTCTAGGTGAAAAATTAGATGATTTACAAGAATTTGATTTAGAGCTATTTATTTACCAAATGACTAAGGATTTAATTGATGCAAAATAAAAAATCATTAGAAAATTTACATAGATATTCAGTGCTATTTGAAAAATACAAAAACTTTCTTACTCAAAACCAAAGACAAGTTTTTGAACTCTATTTTTACAACGATTTATCTTACGCTGAAGTGGCTGAAATCTTAGCAACAACAAGAACAAATGCTTATGATACAGTCAAAAAAGCAATTGCGAAATTAGAAAAATTAGATGAGAAAATGACAAATTAGCATTGCAAAAAACTTTTATATTGGAGGCGCAAATGCACAACATTTTATCTTTTAAAACTAAATTAAAAAAACTTTGGACAAGTTCATTTTATGTTTGACTAGCTGGTCAAATTTTAGGAACAATAATTGGGATTATAAGTGTTGCACTTATAATTGCATATATTTATAATTCATCTAAGGATGGAGGAACATTTCAATCACATTCTACAAATGGTTTTTGATATTTACTATTTGCTAAATTTTTAGGATTAGGTATTTTTACTGTTGTAACACTTTTACCTATTGCTATTGCATCTGTAGTATTAACAATTTTATATATTATTTCATTAATGAAATTCTCAAACCCAGAACCAAATGATATGGGTAATTTCATGATAACAGAATTAAGAAAAAAAGCAAAAACTACAGCAATATTATTTATCATAAGTTTATCTATTTGAGCTTTTAATCTTATTGTGATGTTTATACCATTTATAAATGGTATCATTGGATTTTCAGCTATTGCAATTTTCGCGCTTCATATTGTAGGGTTTGTTTTTGGATACAGCATTAATAAAAAATTAAGTAATATGGATAAATACCAAATGTTTAATCAACAAACAACAACAAACTAATTTTCGAACTTAAAATATGTTAAAAAACTTCCCTATTAACAAGGGAGGTTTTTCTTAACTGGAAAAGTTTTTTGTATGCTAATTTTCACTATATCAGTATAATTAATCTATTATTATCTAAATGTAATAGAAAGAAGAAAAATGGAAAAAAATTTATCTTTACAACAAAAACTCAAGAAGAGATGATTAGGTTCATTTATTTCTTGACTTTGCACTCAAATAATTGTGTCAATAGCCATAATATTTATTATCTATTGAATTTATGACTCAATTACATCCCAAACATCTGATAGTTTAAATAGCATTATTTCAGGTTCAAGCCAAAATGAAAGCGGCTCACAAGCATCTGATGTTTTTAAATTAGTTATAGCTATTTTGCTATCTTTATTAGCTTTTACAAGTATAATTTGTTACATTGTTTTTACGATTTTATACATTATTCCGTTATTTCAATTTAGTCTCTCTAAAGAACATTTAACCCAGAATCCTTTATTAATTGATATAAAAAAGAGAGCTAAAAACATTGCTATATTATTAATTATTAGTATGTCACTTATCGCATTCACTTTTGTTATTTATTGAATTCCTTTTATTAATTACAATTCAGGAGCAATGGCGATGCCTATGCTTGTACTTAATGTTACAGCGTATAGATTAGGAAGTAAAATTAACAATG
This genomic window from Mycoplasmopsis gallinacea contains:
- the der gene encoding ribosome biogenesis GTPase Der; this translates as MRNTVAIIGKPNVGKSTFFNRLVGKKVSIVYDQPGVTRDRLYETIEWTGHKIKIIDTGGIEIENKPFQEQIQIQAKIAIEEADVIIFLFDGNSEITNDDLFIMNILRKSNKPIIAVANKLENNQMFDYSWYKLGVDDIFAISALHGEGIGEVLDTCVEKLDFTETQEEELFNLAIIGKPNAGKSSLLNNLAKENRSIVSEIAGTTRDSVKSTITIDGDKYNVVDTAGITKKSKLIESVDHYALMRAMNSLAEADLSLIVIDATQDEISHFDSRIIGYALDNEKPVIIVVNKWDLIEKETNTMAQYEEKMRRKFHFVPWVPFVFISAKYNQRISKLIDTIKMVRTNLERDIKPSLLSNFVLETQLIQPAVPFNGGRLNIYYARKELSKIPTFTFFVNNKKYAHFSYLRFLENQLRETFDFRGCPIKINLKNKNGLE
- the cmk gene encoding (d)CMP kinase — translated: MKVNIAIDGPSGAGKSTVSKQLAEKLNYTFINSGSIYRAVALNAINAGADLKNHDQVISTLELGMVKLRENDTVFLKGEDVSLKIRAEYVSQSAATVAKIQEVRNFVVDFIQHMTKKSKGFIIDGRDTTFRIMPHAEVKIFLWADPEERAKRRWQQNKQLGYETNFEEVLYDVKKRDAQDMNREVDPLHKTEDSILIDCTHMTREEVIDKIVEIVNSKIKEQNA
- the parE gene encoding DNA topoisomerase IV subunit B: MKQNNNYNAESITQLKGLEAVRKRPGMYIGGTDVHGLHHLVWEIVDNAIDEALAGYANKIDVILKNDGSVIVSDNGRGIPVDKAKGENRTAVEIVFTELHAGGKFNAGAYKSSGGLHGVGSSVVNALSSKLIVTVARDKKLYQTVFVQDKIVERTHEIGTSKTTGTTVQFWPDYSFFKKAKLNISTISERLKESSFLISGLKITLIDEISDFKEVYEYQNGLQAFLSFLNDSKDKLTEAVSFHEIKKEIEVDFAFQWTDSYNYIGLSFVNNVKTRDGGTHEIGMKNAFTKVFNDFAIREGVLKNKNVFDGDDIREGLSVILSLKIPEHLLEFVGQTKDKLGTPDAKNVVEEVVSKYLEIWIAENKNVAKKVLDKLKKAYEIRQEERKRRAEARKSKNVLKDKVVLSDKLTPATSKKAEEKELFLVEGDSAGGSAKSGRDRRYQAILPLRGKVINSEKSKLLDIIKNQEIGTIINTIGAGYGKDFDISKSQYGKIVIMTDADTDGAHIQILLLTFFYRFMKPLIEQGKIYIALAPLYKVTTKANKKIQYAWDDEELKEILDSIKGAYELQRYKGLGEMNADQLWETTMNPETRTLVKATIEDASLAERRVSVLMGDNVSNRREWIDRNVDFSNEDDFIEKIKTNN
- a CDS encoding IS1634 family transposase gives rise to the protein MASVQIIKKNKTQYVRIVESYWDKETKKPKIREVKFLGKLEDLTKDNPNFIEELKESVSSKKNQKQKDRNEQILQIMNSLKLDKFKGTEIKGYGNLVYEEIINYLELPNFLNDLQKKNSRSKYDLASITKMLILTRILEPSSKRSSVEKIKKYWYKFDDSLKDIYRSLEFLQDKKADILKHLNEQFVDKINRNLTFCFYDVTTVYFESFIPDELRKFGFSKDNKVNQTQVVLGLLIDDMGIPIYYDLFPGNTSDFLTLKPVLENIKRDLGIDKITIVADRGLNSKSNLLAIKQAGYDYIMAYKIKGKENKIEGIYDLDTYKMMYEEFSVKKQDHKELFKSNNTFYEIDNKLILTFSGKRQRKDKKDRERLIKKAEKLLNLSAIKSEMKRGGKKYLKLSANEVELDHQAILKDEAADGFYGILTSHEDMDEMEIIEQYSKLWKIEESFRVMKTNFEVRPIYLSTEKTIKGHFLICFLALTIQRYLEFVLEYCGYPLPTNKIIESIKNQKLSIIPEINTYIKSEESEEFKTILKVLGLKPIETIGKCEDVKFTI
- a CDS encoding M13 family metallopeptidase, with amino-acid sequence MKNELKNDFYNYVNKNWIKKRKIPKDLSSLSSYSELHLEIEKGLRKLVNDWATGKKELPNNPQIHEMVKFYKMLKNTKMQTKLGWKPALEDLNFIESLNSWEDFNNNYFKVRKISSFLPYDFEVAEDFVNNKVYTLWFSEPNLLLPSKEYYSRKKEAKKILATVKEVAIKLFRSLGKTKAEALKIIKNAFHVDKLLVDLKLSSAELHKVEVVYNPLDLKQISEKVHFFPVADNAEKLLKQKIDQIVVPNLKYLENIDDFYTNKVTFEQVRDLMYLRSVLAFARYLNPETRLTVFEITKVLSGAEKPRSLSKWAYSFTLSFFNEPFSLYYGKANFTEESRKDVLRMIDKIVKVYQDRLSKNTWLTKETAQKAIRKLNKLRPMVGYPDYIYSYFDKFIVEAYKEGGSLTSNISKFADIIEEHQLSLYKKEVDPNIWGMASFEVNAYFNPLSNVIVFPAGYLKAPFYDYNQNSSANYGGLGMTIGHEISHAFDNNGAQFDENGSFENWWTKEDYAAFKEKTKLMIDLFDGFETPFGKINGELTVSENIADQGGIISALEAARTESDFDIEKFFENYAYCERAITRKESAIQRLLTDPHSPAKERVNLQLRISKDFQDHYKIDKNDKMYADESEIFEIW